Part of the Paludisphaera borealis genome, GCCCGAGATGGTCGGGTCGACGGTCGGCACCTGGCCGATGATGACGTCGCCGGTGGTGCCGTTGATCGTCAGGTAGTCGCCGACCTTGACGACCTTATCGCCGATCGTGATCTGGCCCTTTTTCTCGTCGATCTGGATGGCCTCGCAGCCGACGACGCATGGCTTGCCCCAACCGCGAGCGACGACCGCCGCGTGGCTGGCCTTGCCGCCGGTCTGCGTGAGGATGCCCTTGGCCAGGTGCATGCCGGCCACGTCCTCGGGGCTCGTCTCCTTGCGGACGAGCATAATCGGCTGCTCGGGGTGCTCTTCATGGAAGGCGACGGCCGCATCGGCCGACAGGATCACCTTGCCGCACGCCGCGCCCGGGCTGGCGGCGATGCCGCGAGCCACCGAAGTCACCTTGGCCTTGGGGTCGAGCTGGGGGAGCAGCAGGTGGTTCAGGCTGTCGGCGGCGACCCGCTTGAGGGCCGTCTTCTCGTCAATCAACCCTTCCTTGACCATCTCGACGGCGATCCGCACCGCAGCGCTGCCGGTCCGCTTGCCGGTCCGAGTCTGGAGCATGTAGAGCGTGCCCTCCTCGACCGTGAACTCGACGTCCTGCATTTCCTTGTAATGCTGTTCGAGTTTCTGGCGGATGTCCATCAACTGCTTGTAGACCTTGGGCATCTCCGAATCGAGCTGGGTGATCGGCTCGGGGGTCCGGATGCCGGCCACAACGTCTTCGCCCTGGGCGTTGATGAGGTAGTCGCCGAAGAACTCGTCGGCGCCGGTGTTCGGGTCGCGGGTGAACGCCACCCCGGTGCCGGAGTTGGTGCCCGTGTTGCCGAAGACCATCGCCTGGACGTTGACCGCCGTCCCCTTCAGCTCGCTGATCCGCTCGATCCGGCGGTACTGGACCGCCTTGTTCCCCATCCAGCTATTGAAGACGGCCATGATGGCCTTCCAGAGCTGGTCCTTGGGGTCCTGCGGGAAGCCTTCGCCGACGTGCTTGGAGTAGACGGCCTTGTACCGCTTCACCAGCTCCTTGAGGTCGTCGGCCGTGAGGTCGGTGTCGAGCTTGACCTTCTTCTCTTCCTTCAGCTTCGACAGCTCGTGCTCGAAGGCCTCGTGCTCGACCCCCATCGCCGTCGATCCGAACATGTCGATCAGGCGGCGGTAGCCGTCGTAGGCGAACCGGGCGTTGCCGGTCTTCTTGGCCAGGCCCTCGACCGAGGCGTCGTTGAGGCCCAGGTTGAGGATCGTGTTCATCATGCCCGGCATCGACAGAGCCGCGCCCGAGCGAACGCTCACCAGCAGCGGGTCGTGGGAGTCGCCGAACTTCTTGCCGGACTGGCTCTCGACCAGGTTGAGGGCGGCCTCGACCTGCGGCTTGACCGCCTCGGGGAGCTTCTTGCCCCCTTCGTAGTAGTCGTGGCAGACTTCCGTCGTGATCGTGAAGCCGGGGGGGACGGGAATCCCGATCGAGCTCATCTCCGCGAGGTTCGCACCCTTGCCGCCGAGCAGTTCCTTCATGTCGGAGCGCCCCTCGGCCTTGCCGTCGCCGAAGGAATAGACGTACTTGGGAGTCGTGGACATCGGACTCTAAAACTCCTGGACAGGGCCGGTCAAAAAGGTCAACGGCCCCAGCGAAGGATCAGGGCGGAAGGATCTCGGACCGGCTCGCCCCTCACCCTCAAGGGAAGGCGAAGACGGAAGCCGGCTCCATCCGGCCGATTCGCCGACGCTGGAGGGTCGCTGAACAAGGGGGCGACGGCCCGGGACGAGCCATCCGCCCGCGTCGATCGGCCGCCGGTAACGTTCTTGTTCGTAATACCTTGTCAAATCACAAGTTAACGGCTCGTTCAGCGGCCGTCAAGGCGACAGTGGGTCGAGCCGCTCCAACCCCCGGCCCGGTAAGGAGTTGGCCCCGGGGCCGCCTCGCCGCGGGCCTCCCGGGTTTCGTCCGGCCGGACGTTCGAACTCACTCCGGCGGCATGCCCCGCTTGCGGTCGACCGAACCGATCAGCAGCCGCGCCCCCGGATGGCTGTCGCGCCAGTCGTCCCAGGCCACCGCGCTGACGCGGGTCACGAGCGGCAGCTCCTTGCCCTTGTACTTGCCGGCGAAAGCCACGAGCCCGCGTCCCTCGTCGCTCCAAAGGCTCTCGGTGCCTCGATCGTAGAGGACGTGCCTCCCTTCGAACATGAGGCCGCTCGATCCGAGCGTGATCCGATGCCCCTCCAGTCGCGCGTCGAAAATCGACACCGGCGTCTCCGATTCGTGGAAGGGATCAAGGTGGATCAGGTAAGGCCGGTCCTCGATCACGTCGTTGACGATCAAGACCTTGCCGAGCACGGTCATCGGGTAGGCGCACGAGCAGCCGCCGAGGGCCAACCCGGCCACCCCCGCTCCCCCTGGTATCCGTTCCCAGATCGGCCCGCCGCCGTTCTCGATCATCGGGTAGTCGATCGCCTGCGAAACGTCGCGGCCGATCGGTTCGCTCATCTCCCGACGCTCGAAATCGCCGAGGTGGGCCCGGAACCAGCAGTGCCCCTCCCCCTGCTTCCAGCCCGACCACACGAAGATCGTGTCCCCCTCGACGCGGAACCACGGGTCGGGTTTCGAGGCTTTCGAGACCCGGGGGTAGATGTTCGGGTAGCCGACCACGGCCGTATCCACGGCGCGTCGCTCCTCTTCCCGGAGCGCCTGCCACTCACCCCAGACGATCCGCCCCGTCACGACCAGCGGCAGCCCCACCAGGACGACGACCGCCGCCGCGAGCGAGCAACGGGCCCAGAACCACGTCTGCGACTCCACGGGCGACGGGAGGAAAGACGAGGTGGACGGGGCAGCGGACTGCTCAATGTGTTGATCCATGAGTGCGAATCCCTCCGGAGTCGTTGCGAGCAACCTTCCAGAAGCATCAAGACGTGTGTTGCGCTCTTATGACACAGTCGTCCCCTCGGGTCAATCGGCGACCCGGAATTCCATTCCGAATCGAAACCGAAAGCCCGCAAGTCGACTTCCGAGCTTTACCTGGCGGGACGAGGTCAAGGAATATGAACACCCACGCTGCGGCCGCGGGGCGACTCCAGCATGGCCTCCGTCTTGTAAATCATGGGATGTAATGGGAGGGACGCATGTCGAACGGATGGGACGAGTCGGCGTCGGCATGGATCGCGGACATGGGCGAACGTGGTGATTACGGCCGCGAGTTCGTGCTAGACGCGCCCATGATGGACCGCGTCCGCGCCAAGGAATTCGAGGTCGCGTTGGACGTGGGATGCGGCGAGGGCCGCTTCTGCCGGATGATGCGAGGTTGCGGCATTCAAACGGTAGGCATCGATCCGACGGCCGCGTTGATCGAGCACGCTCGGCGGCGGGACCCGGAGGGCGATTACCGGGTCGGCCAGGCCGAGGCGCTCGACTTCCCGGATCAGACCTTCGACCTCGTCGTCAGTTATCTGACGTTGATCGACATCCCGGACGTCGCGAGGGCGATCGCGGAAATGGCGCGCGTCATGCGGCCCGGCGGGACCTTGTTGATCGCGAACCTCGGCAGCTTCAACACGGCCGCCGTGAACGGGGGTTGGACGCCGGGTGGAGATGGCGAAAAACGCTTCTGCATCGATCATTACCTCACGGAGCGCCCCGAGTGGGTGAGCTGGCGGGGTATTCGAATCCAGAACTGGCACCGGCCGCTCAGCCGCTACATGTCGCTGCTGCTGGAACAGAACCTGAACCTGCGCCACTTCAGCGAGCCCGAACCCGTCGGAGCTGACGCCGCCACGGCGGAACGCTACCGGCGCGTCCCCTGGTTCATGATGATGGAATGGGAGAAACCGAAAGCCTGACCGACCCGGCCCCGACCGTCGTCTCATGGGGGGCGGGAATGCAAAAAGGCCGCCCGGTCGAGTGACGGAGCGGCCTTGGAGTTGGATGCGAGCGGCGGGGAAGGAATCGGAACGGCTCAGCCCTTGGCCTTGGCCTCGGCCTGAACGCGCTTGACGATCTCTTCCTGGAGCGACGCGGGGACCTTCTGGTACTTGAGGAACTCCATGCTGAAGCCCCCCTTGCCCTGGGTCATGCTGCGGAGGTCGTTGGAGTAGCCGAACATCGCGCTCAAGGGGACCTCGGACGAGATGACGGTGTAACCCGAACGGCTCTCGGTGCCGAGGATCACGCCGCGCTTCGAGGAGATCGCGCCGGTGACGGGCCCCTGGAATTCGGTCGGGACCTCGACCTCGACGAGCATGATCGGCTCAAGCAGGACGGGCTCGGACTTGCGGAAGGTCTCGCGGAAGCAGTCGCGAGCGGCGATTTCGAAGGCCATGGTCGACGAGTCGACGTCGTGGTACGAGCCGTCTTCGAGGACCATCTGGACCCCGATGACCTCGTAGCCGGCGATCGGCCCCTTGTGCATCGAGTCGCGGAAGCCCTTCTCGACCGAGGGGATGTACTCGGACGGGATGCGGCCGCCGGTGACCTTGTTTTCGAAGACGAACGGCTCGGGCGCCTGAGGATCGAGCGGGACCAGCTTGCCCACGACGTGAGCGAACTGGCCGGAGCCGCCGGTCTGCTTCTTGTGCTTGTAGTTGAACGGCGTCTCGCGGGTCGGCGACTCGCGGTAGCTCACCTTCGGAGCGCCCACGGTGCAGTCGACCTTGTACTCGCGCCGAATCCGCTCGACGTAGATTTCGAGGTGCAACTCGCCCATGCCGGAGATGATCGTCTCGCTCGTCTCCGGGTCGACGTGGACGCGGAACGTCGGGTCTTCCCGCATGAACCGATTGAGCGCCTTCGACAGTTTGTCGTAGTCGGCCCGCTTGGTGGGGTTGATCGACAGGTCGATGACCGGCTCGGCGGCGAAGATGCTTTCGAGCGATACGTTCGTATCCTCGGCGCAGTAGGTGTCGCCGGTGGCGCACTCGATGCCCATGACGGCGATGATGTCGCCGGCCGTGGCTTCGTTGATGTCTTCCTTCTGGTCGGCGTGGACGCGGAGAATCCGGCTGATCCGGGCCCGCTTCTTCTGCCGCGAGTTGTAGTAGAAGGTGCCCTTGCTGAGCGTCCCCTGGTACACCCGCATGTACGTGACCTGGCCGAACGACTCCTCGACCAGCTTGAACGCCATGGCGACCAGCGGGGCGGACGGGTCGGGGGCCAGGGCGATCTCGGCCATGCCGTCGTCGATGTCCTTGGCGTGGATCTCGCGGTCGAGCGGACTGGGCAGATAGCGGCAGACGGCGTCGAGCAGCTCCTGGACGCCCTTGTTGCGATACGCGGTGCCGACCATGACCGGACAAAGCTGCTGGGCGATCGTCCCTTCCCGGATCGTCTGGTGGATCAGGTCGAGGGGGACTTCCGCTTCCTCAAGCAGCAATTCCATGATCTGGTCGGAGACCATCGAGAGCGCTTCGAGCATCCCCTGGCGGGCGCGATCGGCGGCCTCCACCATGTCGTCGGGAATCGGCTCGTAGCGGACGTCCTCGCCCTTCTCGCCGTCGAAGTAGATGGCGCGGCGCTCGATCAGGTCGACCATCCCCTGGAAGTTCGACTCCAACCCGATCGGCAGTTGGAGCGGAAGCACCGTGAGGCCGAGCTTGGACTCAAGCTGCTGGATCACGTTGACCGGGTTGGCGCCGGTCCGGTCCATCTTGTTGATGAACGCGATCCGAGGGATGTTGTACCGCTTCATCTGGCGATCGACGGTGATCGACTGCGACTGCACGCCGGCGACGGCGCAAAGGACCAGGACGGCGCCGTCGAGCACGCGCAGCGACCGCTCGACCTCGACGGTGAAATCGACGTGCCCGGGCGTGTCGATGATGTTGATCTCGATGTCGTTCCAACGGACCGTGGTGGCCGCCGAGGTGATCGTGATCCCTCGCTCTTTCTCGAGTTCCATGTGATCCATGACCGCGCCTTCACCCTTGACCTCCTTGATCACGTGGGTGCGGCCGGTGTAGAACAACACCCGCTCGGTCAGTGTGGTCTTGCCCGAATCGATGTGGGCCGAGATCCCGATATTCCGCAGGTTTCGCAGGTTTTCCATGGTCCAATCACACTCAACCGGCACCAGAAGGGTGGAACGCCCTCTCGTGGCCAGAAACCACACAACACACTCGTCGAGACGGGAGCCGCCGATCCGTTGTTCCAAAAACGGAGCGCCGGCTTGCCGAGGATAGTCGCCGGGGGAGCATCGAGACGATTGCGGCCGAAGCGCCGGATTTCGATTCCCGATGCGAGGCGCGGGAAGAGCCTAGGGAGGCCTAGCTGATCAAAGTGGAATCATTTTATCAAGCGGCCTTTCCCCGTCAAGGCGCACGCGAATCGCCACAAGTAATATAGCCGATCGGCATATAGAATTGCCAAGCCGTTCCTGGAAAGATCTCGCGAAAGCCCCCCGGCGGCCTCCGGGCCGTTCCCTCGGCGCCGACTTTTCGAACCCAACCTGTCGACGCGACGTAGAAACGCGACTCGCGGCGAGCCGGCGATCGGACTGTTCCCGTCGATTTCAACAAATCTTACGGACTCCATCACAATTACTAGTGGGAATTCGGCGAAAACGGTGTACGATTCACGTCAGGATCGACGAGACCGTTCCGGTCGCCGTTCCCCCTGCCTTCTCAGTTTGATCGCCTTCGACCCTCGAATCGTCTTTCCGCCTCGCCAGCAACCCTCGACCGGGCGCCCTCACCGGCGATTCGCATGACCTCAGCAATCGCGTCCCAGACGTTCCCTCTCTACTCTCCGGCCCGCCACTGGCCCGCCGGAGCGTTCGCCGTCTGGCTGAGGCTGCTGGTCCCTGGCTACACCCAGTGGTCGTGGGGGCAACGCCACCGCGGCCTGGTGATGGGGGGGACCTACGCCTCGGCCCTCGCGACCTCGCTGCTGATCTGGGGGCATCCGTCGAGCTGGTTCTTCCTGGGGGTCGCGGTCGCCTGCCAGACGGCGGCCTGGCTCGACGCTCAACGGCAAGATCCGTTCTCGGGATTCACGCCCACCAGCGTCCTGGCCGCCACCGGCGGCGGCGTCAGCCTGGCGCTGCACGCGCCGCTGTTCATCTTGCTGACCCTGACGGCCTGGCCGGGGCAGCCGGACGACGCCAGCCGCGGAGGCTACCTGGTCAACTGGCTCGCCTATCAAAACAACCTTCCCGCGCCCGGCCACTGGATCTGGCTGCGCGGGTCGGCCTCGCGCGACCACCATCTGGCGCGGGTGGTCGCCGTCGGCGGCCAGGAAGTCGAGTGGACGGGGAAGCGGTGGATGGTCGACGGTGCGAACGTCGAGGTCGAGTCGATGAGAAAGCTGTCTGGCTATCCCGAGGGCTGGAAGTTCCGCGTGCCTGGCAATCATATCGCCATCGATCCCGACATCGACCTCAACGCCGGCAAGACCTCCGCCTCTCTCTATCTCGTCGAGAACGGCCAGATCCTCGGCCGCGTCTGGGCCCGTTACACCCCGTTCTGGGAACGTCGGTTGCTCTGACCATGGACGTCGCCGTTCGGCGGTCGCCGGGGCGGCGGCCTTGAATTCGCCTTAATTCCGCCGAGTCGAGCGAGACAATTCGGGCGCTTCCTTGGTATGATGGGTTCTCCAATCAATCGCGATCGCGGCTTGCGGCGACGGCGCGTTGGCGAGATTTCGGTCCTGGGGTCGTCTCGAATAGTGTCGTCCGCGGGTCGCATGCGGTTGTGCCGGCGGTCGTTCGGAGTCTTCCGTCGTGCTCGATCGAATCTGGGCGCCCTGGCGGGCGCATTACGTCGCGGGCGCGGTCCGGAACCCGACATCGGAGTCCTCGTGCTTTCTCTGCGACGGTCTGGCCAAGGACGACGATCGGGAGAATCTGATCGTCTGGCGCGGGCCCAACTCGGTCGTCGTGCTCAACCGCTATCCTTACAACAACGGCCATTTATTGATCGCCCCGCGGGTCCATCGCGGATCGCTGCACGAACTTGACGGGCCCGACCTCGTCGAGCCGATCCAGACGGTCCGCTGGATGATGACGATCCTCGACCGGATGCTTCGCCCCCAGGGGTACAACGTCGGCCTCAACCAGGGTGGAGCCGCCGGCGCGGGCCTCC contains:
- the ppdK gene encoding pyruvate, phosphate dikinase encodes the protein MSTTPKYVYSFGDGKAEGRSDMKELLGGKGANLAEMSSIGIPVPPGFTITTEVCHDYYEGGKKLPEAVKPQVEAALNLVESQSGKKFGDSHDPLLVSVRSGAALSMPGMMNTILNLGLNDASVEGLAKKTGNARFAYDGYRRLIDMFGSTAMGVEHEAFEHELSKLKEEKKVKLDTDLTADDLKELVKRYKAVYSKHVGEGFPQDPKDQLWKAIMAVFNSWMGNKAVQYRRIERISELKGTAVNVQAMVFGNTGTNSGTGVAFTRDPNTGADEFFGDYLINAQGEDVVAGIRTPEPITQLDSEMPKVYKQLMDIRQKLEQHYKEMQDVEFTVEEGTLYMLQTRTGKRTGSAAVRIAVEMVKEGLIDEKTALKRVAADSLNHLLLPQLDPKAKVTSVARGIAASPGAACGKVILSADAAVAFHEEHPEQPIMLVRKETSPEDVAGMHLAKGILTQTGGKASHAAVVARGWGKPCVVGCEAIQIDEKKGQITIGDKVVKVGDYLTINGTTGDVIIGQVPTVDPTISGHFAELMSWADKTRTLKVRTNADTPADAAKAREFGAEGIGLCRTEHMFFEGQRIVDMRKMILADDTEGRVKALQALEPYQRKDFVGIFEAMDGLPVTIRLLDPPLHEFLPHDDAGQNEVAKQLGIPVEKVKRRVEQLHEANPMLGLRGCRLPIKFPEIGDMQVRAILEAAIEVKKKGKSVLPEIMIPLIGTVEELSILKKRALAVAEEVFKKAGTKVEFLIGTMIEIPRAALTADQIAEEAEFFSFGTNDLTQLTFGFSRDDIGSFMPAYIENKILPVDPFQTLDQAGVGQLVEMGTAKGRKARKEKHGEHLKVGICGEHGGDPESVVFCHNVGMDYVSCSPFRVPIARLAAAQAVLGSAGQRDK
- a CDS encoding DUF3179 domain-containing (seleno)protein, which codes for MDQHIEQSAAPSTSSFLPSPVESQTWFWARCSLAAAVVVLVGLPLVVTGRIVWGEWQALREEERRAVDTAVVGYPNIYPRVSKASKPDPWFRVEGDTIFVWSGWKQGEGHCWFRAHLGDFERREMSEPIGRDVSQAIDYPMIENGGGPIWERIPGGAGVAGLALGGCSCAYPMTVLGKVLIVNDVIEDRPYLIHLDPFHESETPVSIFDARLEGHRITLGSSGLMFEGRHVLYDRGTESLWSDEGRGLVAFAGKYKGKELPLVTRVSAVAWDDWRDSHPGARLLIGSVDRKRGMPPE
- a CDS encoding class I SAM-dependent methyltransferase; the protein is MSNGWDESASAWIADMGERGDYGREFVLDAPMMDRVRAKEFEVALDVGCGEGRFCRMMRGCGIQTVGIDPTAALIEHARRRDPEGDYRVGQAEALDFPDQTFDLVVSYLTLIDIPDVARAIAEMARVMRPGGTLLIANLGSFNTAAVNGGWTPGGDGEKRFCIDHYLTERPEWVSWRGIRIQNWHRPLSRYMSLLLEQNLNLRHFSEPEPVGADAATAERYRRVPWFMMMEWEKPKA
- the fusA gene encoding elongation factor G, encoding MENLRNLRNIGISAHIDSGKTTLTERVLFYTGRTHVIKEVKGEGAVMDHMELEKERGITITSAATTVRWNDIEINIIDTPGHVDFTVEVERSLRVLDGAVLVLCAVAGVQSQSITVDRQMKRYNIPRIAFINKMDRTGANPVNVIQQLESKLGLTVLPLQLPIGLESNFQGMVDLIERRAIYFDGEKGEDVRYEPIPDDMVEAADRARQGMLEALSMVSDQIMELLLEEAEVPLDLIHQTIREGTIAQQLCPVMVGTAYRNKGVQELLDAVCRYLPSPLDREIHAKDIDDGMAEIALAPDPSAPLVAMAFKLVEESFGQVTYMRVYQGTLSKGTFYYNSRQKKRARISRILRVHADQKEDINEATAGDIIAVMGIECATGDTYCAEDTNVSLESIFAAEPVIDLSINPTKRADYDKLSKALNRFMREDPTFRVHVDPETSETIISGMGELHLEIYVERIRREYKVDCTVGAPKVSYRESPTRETPFNYKHKKQTGGSGQFAHVVGKLVPLDPQAPEPFVFENKVTGGRIPSEYIPSVEKGFRDSMHKGPIAGYEVIGVQMVLEDGSYHDVDSSTMAFEIAARDCFRETFRKSEPVLLEPIMLVEVEVPTEFQGPVTGAISSKRGVILGTESRSGYTVISSEVPLSAMFGYSNDLRSMTQGKGGFSMEFLKYQKVPASLQEEIVKRVQAEAKAKG
- a CDS encoding HIT family protein, giving the protein MLDRIWAPWRAHYVAGAVRNPTSESSCFLCDGLAKDDDRENLIVWRGPNSVVVLNRYPYNNGHLLIAPRVHRGSLHELDGPDLVEPIQTVRWMMTILDRMLRPQGYNVGLNQGGAAGAGLPGHLHWHLVPRWDGDTNFMPILAQAKVVTESLDAFHDRLRQEIAADLEVGLHAGFINSSGNLSKPS